The DNA sequence AGAAGTAGAGCATAAAAAGGGAATTTCTCTGGTGCGGCATATAGAGACCGGACAGATTTATGTGGAAAAAATTCTGACGCAATATGACAAATCTATATATGATTGGCTACAGCAATCAAAACTCCCTTACGTTCCACAGATTTATGAATGTATGGAAGAGGATGGTACGTTATATCTGATCGAAGAATACATACAGGGGATCACGTTGGAAACATATATTGAACAATTTGGATGCCTGGATTTGGATGCTGCCGGCAGGGTGATCGAATATCTTTGCCGGACATTAGAAAAACTGCACAGTCATATACCGCCGATCGTACACCGGGATATCAAGCCGACAAATGTAATGCTTCAGGGAGATTTCAAAAAGGGGCAGGGAATCGTATCTGTATATCTGATCGATTTCAATACCGCAAGAGTTTTTGACGCAGAGAGAAATCGGGATACCGAGCTGATCGGTACAAGAGGATTTGCAGCACCGGAGCAATACGGTTTTTTGCAGTCAGATGCGCGGACGGATATCTATGGACTTGGCGTATTATTAAATTATATGTTGTGTGGAAAATTAATCCGGGACGGAATCTATGAAGATTATCCGGAAGTGTCACAGATAATCAGAAAAGCAACCCAGATCGATCCGGAGAAACGATATCAGACAGCAGAGGAAATGATGCAAGCTGTTTATCAGAGTATGTGTTTCGATACATATACGGATAAAGAGTCGTTGAATGATAAAACGGTTACAGTTGAAACATCTGCTATATCAGATCCTTATGAGCGTAAAGGGAAAATCCGCCCTGCATGGACTCGTTTTCTGCCGCCGGGATTTCGGGAAGGGAAAGTCCTGAATATGGTTGTTGCAGCCATTTATTATATATTTTGGATATATTTCTGTCTGACAGTAGAAGTAAAAGATCATGGAGAACCGCTCTCCGGAACTTGGTTATATGTAAATCGCTTTGTATATTTTATGATGTTTATTATTACTCCGTTTTTTTGGAATAATTATCTGGACGTTTGGAATTATTTTCCGCTTGTACGTTCACCGAAGAAGATATGGAAGCTGGTTGGATTATTTTTATATACAGTGGCATGGTTTTTCTTAGTAGTGTTTGTATTCGTTATAGTAGAAGATATATTCCGATAGTGTGCTGACAGCACACCAGCTCTTTCTGATAATTTTATAAGATAGAATATGCAGTGGTTGTAATTATATCAAAATACCCTGAATGATGACTGATGCCGGGGGATTTTAATATAATAGCAAGAACACTTATAACAGCAGAAAGAGGAGAGAATTTATTATGGAAAAGACAAAGCAACCTTTATCAACATTCAGACTCGTAGCAGGGATCATAACAATCGTGTTATCAGTCTTAGTAACATTTCAGTCCTGTGCGGCAGGATTATCAAATGCACTGGAAGAAAACGGGGAATCCGGAGGCTCTGCAGGTGTATTACTTGCAGTTTGTTTCCTTGTTGCAGGAATCGTTGGAATTGTAACCAGAAAGTCAACCGGAGCAGGCGGCGCATTCACAAGTGCAGGCTTCTACATAGTCGGCGGATTGATCGGCCTTATATGTGCAGGTTCCTATGCCGATTTGGTAATCTGGGGCGTTATCTCCGTAGCATTTGGTGTTATATTCATAATCGCAGGCGTATTAACAAAGAAGAGAAATTCTTAATTTATATAAAACACCTATAAAAAATAAGTCTATCTGGTTGTGTGGGGGGTATGACTGTATTCACCCTATATGACTTACTGCGGTTTCTGTTCTCTGCACATGTCTGATCCGTAAATACTCCTGTGCCAACTCGCCTTCGGCTCAGACAGGCACTCGTATTTACTGACAATGTGCAGCTCACAACGAAATCCTCATAAATGTCATATAGGGTGAATACAGTCATACCCCCCACACAACCGGATGGACTTATTTTTAATTATAGGAAGAAAAACTACGCATACTTCCGCCGGAAACTGGAAAAAATACTAAAAGAATATTGGAATATAGGGGATTTTAGGATATACTATAAAACAGTGTGTTTAAAAAAATACAAACAGCGATGGAGGAACTATGTTAGAGTTAAAAAACATCTCATATATTGTAAATGAGGATGGAAAAGAGAAAGCAATATTAAAAGACATTGACCTTACAGTAGACGAACATTTCGTAGCAATTACCGGACCTAACGGTGGCGGTAAATCAACACTTGCAAAGATCATAGCAGGAATCATCAGACCGACGACCGGACAGATTCTTTTAGATGGCGAAGATATTTCAGAGCTGAATATAACAGAACGTGCAAAGAAAGGAATCAGCTATGCATTTCAGCAGCCGGTTCATTTTAAAGGGCTTACCGTAAAAGATCTGGTATCTATAGCATCCGGCAAAACGATGAATGTTTCACAGATCTGTGAGATCCTTTCCGAAGTCGGTTTATGTGCAAGAGATTATGTGAACCGTGAAGTAAATGCAAGTCTTTCCGGTGGTGAGTTAAAACGTATCGAGATCGCAATGATCATTGCAAGAGGTACGAAGCTGTCATTATTTGATGAGCCGGAGGCAGGCATCGATCTGTGGAGCTTCAACAGTCTGATCAAGGTATTTGAGAAGATGCGGGAGGAGATCAACGGAACAATCCTGATCATTTCCCACCAGGAGCGAATCCTTAATATAGCAGATAAGATTGTTGTGATCGCAAATGGTCATGTTGATGCAATCGGAAGCAGAGATGCGATCATGCCAAGACTGACCGGTGAATCAGCCACCTGCAAGGTGCTGGAAGAAAAACAGAAATAAGTTGTGAGGTAACAGAACATGGATTTAATTCAGAAGAGTTTATTGCAGCAGGTAGCAGGACTTCATGATGTACCGGAGGGCGCATTTAACATTCGTGTCAACGGACAGCTTGACAGTAGAAATACAACTGCAAATATAGATATTGTAACAAAAGAGGATAAACCGGGAATCGATATCATCATTAAACCGGGAACAAAAAATGAGAGTGTGCACATCCCTGTTCTTTTGAGTAAGAGCGGTCTGCAGGATATGGTATACAATGATTTCTATATCGGAGAGGACTGCGATGTTACGATCGTAGCCGGATGTGGTATTCATAATTGTGGTGTGGATACCTCCAAGCATGACGGTATCCATACATTTTATATCGGAAAAAATGCAAAGGTAAAATACATCGAACGTCACTATGGTGAGGGAGATGGAAATGGCGAGAATATCATGAATCCTGAAACCATCGTGCATTTAGAGGAAGGCGCATCGATGGAGATGGAGACAACCCAGATC is a window from the Lachnospiraceae bacterium GAM79 genome containing:
- a CDS encoding serine/threonine protein kinase, which translates into the protein MNLEIQSRLSFYRRLEEVEHKKGISLVRHIETGQIYVEKILTQYDKSIYDWLQQSKLPYVPQIYECMEEDGTLYLIEEYIQGITLETYIEQFGCLDLDAAGRVIEYLCRTLEKLHSHIPPIVHRDIKPTNVMLQGDFKKGQGIVSVYLIDFNTARVFDAERNRDTELIGTRGFAAPEQYGFLQSDARTDIYGLGVLLNYMLCGKLIRDGIYEDYPEVSQIIRKATQIDPEKRYQTAEEMMQAVYQSMCFDTYTDKESLNDKTVTVETSAISDPYERKGKIRPAWTRFLPPGFREGKVLNMVVAAIYYIFWIYFCLTVEVKDHGEPLSGTWLYVNRFVYFMMFIITPFFWNNYLDVWNYFPLVRSPKKIWKLVGLFLYTVAWFFLVVFVFVIVEDIFR
- a CDS encoding ATP-binding cassette domain-containing protein, which codes for MLELKNISYIVNEDGKEKAILKDIDLTVDEHFVAITGPNGGGKSTLAKIIAGIIRPTTGQILLDGEDISELNITERAKKGISYAFQQPVHFKGLTVKDLVSIASGKTMNVSQICEILSEVGLCARDYVNREVNASLSGGELKRIEIAMIIARGTKLSLFDEPEAGIDLWSFNSLIKVFEKMREEINGTILIISHQERILNIADKIVVIANGHVDAIGSRDAIMPRLTGESATCKVLEEKQK
- a CDS encoding SufD family Fe-S cluster assembly protein — encoded protein: MDLIQKSLLQQVAGLHDVPEGAFNIRVNGQLDSRNTTANIDIVTKEDKPGIDIIIKPGTKNESVHIPVLLSKSGLQDMVYNDFYIGEDCDVTIVAGCGIHNCGVDTSKHDGIHTFYIGKNAKVKYIERHYGEGDGNGENIMNPETIVHLEEGASMEMETTQIKGIDSTVRKTSGDLKDNASLEIREKIMTHGKQYAKTDFDVDLNGKGCSANVVSRSVARDQSRQEFYSTINGNNECKGHSECDAIIMDSASVSASPKLTANNIDANLIHEAAIGKIAGEQLIKLMTLGLTEAEAEEQIINGFLK